AGGCGCTCCAGTGGAAACGCGAGCAGGCCCGCGGCACGGATCGCGTCCGCGCGCGCCGCGTCGGCTTCGGGCTGGAGCTGGCCGACGATCGCCGCGCCAGGCTTCAATGCCGCGAGCACCGCGGGCGGCGGCGCCTGCACGCACAGCACGAGGTCGGCATCGGCCAGCGCAGCGGCGCCGTCATCGACCAGGATGGCGCCGGCGTCGGCATATGCGTCATCGCTGAAATGCGCGCGCGTGCCGAGCCCGCGTTCGACCGACACGCTGGCGCCGGCGGCGACCAGCTTTTTGCAGGTCTCGGGAGTGAGCGCCACGCGCCGTTCCGCGGGCGCGGCCTCGCGTGCGATGCCGATCTTTACTGCCATGCCTGCTCCCCGGGATGCGCAGCGGCCATCCTAGCGAATGCGCCGGGGCGGCGCGATGCGCGCGATGACGCCCGACCGGCGCTCAGCGCGCGGCTTCGTCCAGGACGTGGCAGACGGCGGCCTCGACCGGATCCGGACCGGCGCGTGCCAGCAGTTCCCCGCTGGCGAGGGCGGCGGCCATGCGCCGCGGCGAAAGCACGGCATGGCGCCCACCCTGCCGGGTCACGAGGAGGCAGCGGCCGGTCAGCGGGCTACGCCACGCAAGGCGGAGGTGCCGCGCCATCGCGCCATGGTCGCGCGCAACCAGCACATCGCCGACCTCGGGACCTGGTACGGCGACGGATCCGGGTTCGGCCGCATCGGCATCGGCCTCTGGATCGGCAGCGTCGGTGGCCAGCGCAGTGAACCCGGGCATGGCGCGCGGCGCGTCCGGAAGCGCGAGCCCCGCGGCGATCGAAGCCAGCTGCATGTCGATGGCCCCCGCATCCTCGCCAACGGCGGCGAGGCAGGCACGCAGCGGCGCCTCGATGGAAAGCAGGCCGTCGGCCACGGCGGCGCCACGCGCCTGCGCGGCGTCGGCATCCAGCCGCAGCACGCCATCGGCCAGGTCCAGAAGCGCCTGATGGCGGGCCGAACCCGCGCCCTCGCGCAGCCACGCCTGGACCAGCGCGCCACGCCACGGGCCGGCAAGGAACTCGCCGACGATCGGTAGCACGGCACGCTCGCCGACGCGTTCGGCCAGCGTGGCATCCGCCGACCGGCGCGCGGCCTCCAGGCGTTCGCTGCCATCGAGCGCCTGCCATGCGCGCCGTTCGCTGATCGCGGCGCGCCGCAGCAGTGGCGCGCTGCCCGCCTCGAGATCGGCCAAGGCGCGCTCGAAAACGGCGAGTTCACCCTGGTAGGCGTTGGCGATCCCGTCCGCCGCCGCGTCAGCCAGCGCATGCAGCGGCGCGTCGTCGCCGCTGCCCGGATTGCCATCCCACAGCGTGACGATGGTGGCCAGCGCGCGCATCGCCGGATGCGCGACCGCGTCGAACAGCTGCGGGTCTTCGAGCACCAGGCGCGTCCACGGCCAGGCCAGGCGGACCAGGCGGGCCTCGGCAGCGGGCGTGAGGCAGGCCGATGCGCGCAACGCGTCGAACAGCAGCGCGGTGACGTCGATTGCGTCGTCCTGCGCCATCGACGGAAGCGCGGCGTCCGCGCCCATGCCCAGGCTGGACGCGCCGGCCAGCAGTGCTCGGCGCAGCTGCACCGCGAACGGTCCCGGATCGGCTGGCGGCCAGCGCGTCGGGGTTTCGCTGCCCTGGAGCAGGGACAGCACGGCCAGGAACTCGCGGTCGCCGAACGCGCGGCGGCTGTCGTCGACCGCCCGTTCCGGCCGCCTCGCGCGCACGTACGCGCGCAGCAGGTTTCCACGCCTCGGCGCAGGCGTGTCGCCACGGCTCGCCGCCGTGGCGGCACCGCGCCCCTCATCGGGTCCGCGTGGTGCCAGGCCGTCCCGCCCCCGCCAGGAAGCGCCTTCGGCACTGCCCACCGGCTGCGAGACCATCGCCGCGTGCACGCTGCCGCCCAGCATCGCGAAACCACCGGCGGCCAGCGCGCCGTTGAGCCAGGCGTAGGTCGGCCCAAGATGTGCACCGCACAGCCGCTCGTAATGGCGCAGCAGCGACTGGCGCAGCAGCGGCTCGCAGTCGATCGGCGGAAAGGCCACGAGGAACGCGTCGACCACCACGGGCGGCGCGAACGGGTTGGCCGGCAAGCCATCGCCGCCCATGCGCGCGGCCAGCGAGACCAGCCGGCTCTCGACGATCGAAAGCGCATCGGAGAACCGCCGCTGCAGCGCCTCGATGGCCGGCTGCCCGATCAGCTGGGTGCTCAGCTCGCCTTCGGACAACAGCGCGAATGCGGCCGGATCGCCGGTAGCCGCCGGGGCGCGTGCCGGCCAACCGGCGAATGCCGCATCGATCCGTGCCTGCCAGCGCCGTTCATGGCGCAGCGCATCGCGGCGCAGCATGGCCACGTTCGCCAGCGCATCGCCGACCGCCACGTCGGGCGCCTCGGCGAACATCTGCAGCAGATCTTTTTCCGCCGCGAGCTGCGCCTCGGCGAGCAGTGGCTGCAGCCGCGCCCGGAACTCCTGGCGGAGCGCGTCGAGCTGTTGCATCGGCGGAGCCGCTGCGCGTTGCGCACTGGCAGCCGCGTCGCCTCCGGATCCTTGGGGCGTTCGCATACGTCGTGGTCAGGGGGCGGCGTGGAGACGCACACGATAGCCGATATAGCGTGACCGGCGACACGGTTCGCCGGCAACCGGCCCGGAGCGCGAATTCAGCCGCCGCCTTCGGCCGCCTGTCGCGGATTCAGGTGTTGCCACACCTGCTTCATCGCCTCGTCGAACGGCGCGTCCACCGACCGGATCACCGCGCGGCCGCGGGCGACCAGCACC
This Luteimonas sp. MC1572 DNA region includes the following protein-coding sequences:
- a CDS encoding DUF1631 family protein; the encoded protein is MQQLDALRQEFRARLQPLLAEAQLAAEKDLLQMFAEAPDVAVGDALANVAMLRRDALRHERRWQARIDAAFAGWPARAPAATGDPAAFALLSEGELSTQLIGQPAIEALQRRFSDALSIVESRLVSLAARMGGDGLPANPFAPPVVVDAFLVAFPPIDCEPLLRQSLLRHYERLCGAHLGPTYAWLNGALAAGGFAMLGGSVHAAMVSQPVGSAEGASWRGRDGLAPRGPDEGRGAATAASRGDTPAPRRGNLLRAYVRARRPERAVDDSRRAFGDREFLAVLSLLQGSETPTRWPPADPGPFAVQLRRALLAGASSLGMGADAALPSMAQDDAIDVTALLFDALRASACLTPAAEARLVRLAWPWTRLVLEDPQLFDAVAHPAMRALATIVTLWDGNPGSGDDAPLHALADAAADGIANAYQGELAVFERALADLEAGSAPLLRRAAISERRAWQALDGSERLEAARRSADATLAERVGERAVLPIVGEFLAGPWRGALVQAWLREGAGSARHQALLDLADGVLRLDADAAQARGAAVADGLLSIEAPLRACLAAVGEDAGAIDMQLASIAAGLALPDAPRAMPGFTALATDAADPEADADAAEPGSVAVPGPEVGDVLVARDHGAMARHLRLAWRSPLTGRCLLVTRQGGRHAVLSPRRMAAALASGELLARAGPDPVEAAVCHVLDEAAR